Proteins from a single region of Streptomyces marianii:
- a CDS encoding bifunctional DNA primase/polymerase yields the protein MPGCGRSGPGRGRGPAVGGRAPSGAGPFRRGPGGGETGVSNGLELALRCAGEGWWVHPLTPGSKHPAGNCRRCRPPTPGGTPPCGFPDLGGDGCGCLAAGRYCHGVRAATTDPDLIRRWWRGRDFAVGVATGPSGLLVVDLDDHHHPLPERELVLPGVDLSAVPEADRVRTGVDVLELLCRIRRTESLLHAPPTLTVRTPGGGIHLWYQTGGAPFVQGAGRLGWQIDVRAGWSTALAPTTRTRSGCYQITGPATQPARLPRWLTIELARVGLRARGSDPPPARIRLPRPAGRHRPHDEAAYAAAALRREAATVAGARVGRNDAINRAGFRLGQLVGAGLLEFDEVHQALTEAAALAGVDPGEAKAQSTLHRALKAGMRSPRTIPSTGARP from the coding sequence GTGCCGGGGTGCGGCCGGAGCGGACCGGGCCGGGGACGCGGCCCGGCCGTTGGAGGGCGAGCCCCTTCCGGCGCTGGTCCGTTCCGTCGCGGCCCGGGAGGCGGTGAGACCGGCGTGAGCAACGGACTCGAGCTGGCCCTGCGGTGCGCGGGGGAGGGGTGGTGGGTTCATCCGCTCACGCCCGGATCGAAGCACCCGGCCGGTAACTGCCGCCGGTGCCGGCCACCCACGCCCGGCGGCACGCCGCCTTGCGGGTTTCCCGACCTGGGCGGTGACGGGTGCGGCTGCCTGGCGGCGGGGCGGTACTGCCACGGGGTGCGGGCCGCGACGACCGATCCGGACCTGATCCGCCGCTGGTGGCGTGGCCGCGACTTCGCCGTCGGCGTGGCCACCGGACCGTCCGGTCTCCTGGTCGTCGACCTGGACGACCACCACCACCCGCTGCCCGAGCGCGAGTTGGTGCTGCCCGGCGTCGACCTGTCCGCCGTCCCGGAGGCCGACCGGGTACGCACCGGGGTGGACGTGCTGGAGCTGCTGTGCCGGATCCGGCGGACCGAGAGCCTGCTGCACGCCCCGCCGACGCTGACGGTGCGCACCCCGGGCGGCGGGATCCACCTCTGGTACCAGACCGGCGGAGCACCCTTCGTCCAGGGCGCGGGCCGGCTCGGCTGGCAGATCGACGTGCGGGCCGGCTGGTCCACCGCACTCGCGCCCACCACCCGCACCCGATCCGGCTGCTACCAGATCACCGGCCCCGCAACGCAGCCCGCCCGTCTGCCGCGCTGGCTCACCATCGAGCTGGCCCGCGTCGGCCTGCGCGCCCGCGGATCCGACCCGCCGCCGGCCCGGATCCGCCTCCCCCGCCCCGCGGGCCGGCACCGGCCGCACGACGAGGCCGCGTACGCCGCCGCGGCACTGCGCCGGGAGGCCGCAACCGTGGCCGGCGCCCGCGTCGGCCGCAACGACGCGATCAACCGCGCCGGGTTCCGGCTCGGCCAGCTGGTCGGCGCCGGACTGCTGGAGTTCGACGAGGTCCACCAGGCGCTCACCGAGGCCGCCGCGCTCGCCGGGGTCGACCCCGGCGAAGCCAAGGCCCAGTCCACCCTCCACCGCGCACTGAAGGCGGGCATGCGCTCGCCGCGCACCATCCCGAGCACCGGAGCACGGCCATGA